The Arachis hypogaea cultivar Tifrunner chromosome 14, arahy.Tifrunner.gnm2.J5K5, whole genome shotgun sequence DNA window caaaaaaaattacatgaaAACACAAAAAACTACCTCATTAAAAAACACCAACACAAAGATCTTTGCAAATATGTATTATCTTTCGCAAAAGTTcaaattcataattaaaatatgtattattttaatcttttagatATTAGTAATTTGTTAATAAGATAGAGATTATTAAAAAATAGACATGTAGAATACTATTATAGATCTGTCAATATATTAATAGGTATTCCACCAAATAATGTTAATAGAGTATCTAGATGCTAATTTGTCCTAATTAGACAACATTTTCTGAACTAAAATCGACATGAAGTATAATAAGTCAAAGTTTATCGAAGTGTAGCCATGAGACAATTTTCAATTTTAAGAGCAATTATGTACTGCAAAAGGATGAGTAAATACTCAATTTGAGATTTAAAATTTGAGGTTGAATTTAAATTGagccttaaaattttaattgatctaaattgacctctcaaatttataattataactcGCGCTAATCCTTGAGTTGATCTCTATTAACACCGTGTTGATTTAGTATGTTAATTTGCCGCGATTTAAATTTTTTGCCTAAATTTCATGTGATCAAGACCTATTTAGAAGCTTGATTGTTACTCCCAAATCCTCAAATTTCACAAATTGAACTTATTATTATCATCGTTTTTGTAAAAATGTTAAAGAGCCAATTAAGTTTTTAGACGCTCTAGtaagcctcaatcatataaaacCTAATCGAGGAGTCTAAATCGTAGTAAGTTAACGTACAAATTTAGCACGACAATAACAGAGATCAGCTCACGGGCTAACGTGAATTACCGTTGTAAATTTTGGAGTCCAAATtgagttaattataattttaagagtTATTTTGAGTCCGAAGCCAAATCGAGTATTCACTCGCAAAAGGATATGTAAAAAGATATGTAGAGTAAGATCGTAATAATAACTGAACACCCTAAAAATATACATCCAGCCTCTTGGGATTAAGGCTAGCAACTAAGATGAAGAGAAATGACCAAAATATGTGCCTAAAATGCAATCTAACCGAAAACATTTAACAGTGCATACAGCATGTCAAAAATCATAGTCAAATATGTGCTTAAGAACCTAAGCAATCACTGAGATGTTATCATCACCACCTAGCATAGTATAGCAAGCAATCTTCCGCCTTCACCGAGTTTCGACAGATGAACAACACAACAATTGTATCCAGTGTGATCTGCTCttgtctttcttcttttttcttgttaTGTCAGCCGGGGAGTTCCATTCTTCCGTACTCTCTCGGTTCATAATCTGCATTGCGGGAGATTCACAACCCAGAATGGAGTTAACAGTAGTCAATCCAGAACCATTATCTTCTGTGACTCTAACACGTTTCTGATTCACGGAATCTTTTTCTGATATGGGCGACTTTGACTTTTTGCTGTTATGAGCAGCCTCAACCAAGAGACTCTTGAGAGGTGTGTTCTGCTTTCTTGTTACCTTGGCTATTatttcttcattcctctttctcCCTTCAGACTCATTGGCAATGTGAGTTAAAGTGGGAAACCAAGCAGCCTGTGAAGAGTTAGAATCCGGTTTCTGCTTGTTCGGATCTGTCTCGACTTCGGGTGCAGATTTTGGGCCAAGCATGAGTCCAGGTTCGACCAATGTCATGAAAGAAGGTGGTTCAAACATTTCGGATTTTTCATACTGCTGTTCCTCAGATGCCTCTGGGTACTTCAAGTTGGATTTTTCTGTCTCTGTTGACATCGACAAATCAGTTGATGCTATAGCTTCCGCTTCATTAGTAGCTTGTACATCAGATTGCACAGGGAGATCTGTTCAATAGATCAGAGAAACAAAAGTGAATTGCAGCTTCAATGGTTTACAAGTAATGAAAGGCAACATATGTTGGATTACTTCATTGACAAGTCTAGCATGTAGTAACTATATTACACGGCATGCAATATAAtattagaaaagaaaaggaatgcTAATTACGGATGaagcaactttaaattcattattACCTCTTTGATCTTGAATAGGGACAGCAACAACTCCAGGAACTTTCGTCCCATGCTGTCCAACTTGAGTATCTTCGACAGGAGAAACACACTGATAAGAAGGCTCAATATTTAAAGAATGGTCTCTACCAGTTCTATTGGAATCTTCAATTAAATCAATGCCTTCTGTAGCCTTATGTAATAGTTCCTCGTCTTGTGTTTGATGAGGAGCAGCAGAAGTACTAGCAACTATATTACTGTATTCATTTGATCTGTCTATGCTATTGATTTCCTCTTCTTTGATTTCTTCGTGAGTACAAGATAATGGACTTCTATTTGAGCATTCAATATCTTTAGGTGTCCCTTTAGGCCCATCTATTACAACCTCTGAAAGAATTGTAGATTCAAAAATATCTGGTAATGTAGCATCTTTCACAATACCACTTTCAGCATGTTGTGCATCTACTATATCAGATTGCTCAAATTTACCCATTTCAACACCATATTCATTACATATACTTGATGAATTGATCTCCGAAAGCACATTACTAGATTGAAGAGTATTCATGCATATTCCAGTATCATTTTCAATATTAGCCCTTCTGCATTCGTCATCTACAGCTATGCTGGTTATGTTTCCCTCATGATGAGTTGTATTGTCTCTGATAATTACAGCAGTTGTTTGACTAGTTGCAGATACAAAGGATGCATCACAGGCGTTCTCATCTGATGCAGCCATTAAACTACCTTTGGGTACATCAATCTGTTGTGAATTTTTATGAGCATCATTGGATACCTGTTCTTCAGAAAAGTGAACCACATGATTCTCATTCTTCTCAGTTTTCATATCATTCATAAAGGCTCCAGTTTCATGTAATCTTCTGTTACTTTCACCATTGAAAACCTCAATGCACTCTTCAGCATGCATTTCTGCAGCCACAAGCTCACAGTTCACCTGCTTTTTCATGTTACTATTCAATGAATGCATATCTTGCGAGAGAAGATCTCCCTTTTTGCTCAGTTGGCCTTGGTTGATAAGAAAATCATTTTCCTTATTAACAGAATCCTTCAAGCCATCATGCCCTTGTTCCAATGCTTTAGACAAATGTAGACTTGCAGAATTTTGAGAGACCACTGGTTCATGACATTCATACTCAATATGAGGGTGTGCCACATCAGGTCTATCATCACATGAAGGAAATGTAAGCATTTCAACATTTACTTCTTCCCTTTCCCGTGATATCATGATGTCACCAGAAGTAGCAAGCTCTGTCATGTGTTCTGACTCTACCCGTATGCCATCTATGGAATCATTCATGCTCTGAGCAGATTCTGCTTCAAGAAAAAGATCTTTGGGCATAACAGAAGGGAAGCCAGAGCCATTATTTTCCTTCAGAATAAAAGCTCCATCAGTAACTTGAGATTTCAAGCTAACCACTTCAGTAACTGCTCCAGACACTCCCTCAAATGTTCTACCTATGGTGCTGTCGGAAGATTCCACAATCTCAAACATGTCTCTATCTGGTTTGATTTCATCCTTTTCTTTCAAAGTCGTCCCCTTCGTTCCATCAACATAGATCTTATTGTCCAGCAACACATCAGACATGGCTTCAGATCTGCAGGTATTTGAGTCACTTGCGAGAGCAAAAGAATCATCAGTTTTCAAATCTGCAACAGAAAGCAATTATTAGTCTTCAAATCTGCAACAAACTTTCTAATGGATTCACAATAGAGCTTGACATTTAACCTTGTAACTCCAGCAGGTTACAATCATCATTCCTCTCACTTTGCAAAATTTTAGGAGTTTGTGCTACAATATCATTTCTTGATTTGGAAATTGATGGACTCTCTTCTGCAGCTGTGAAATGTATGGTCAGAACAGAATAGACTGACAGAGAATAAACAAATCTCAGACTGAGAGAAATATAAAACATGAACACACAAAAACCAAAATGTCTCTCTAATATTAGTGGATTCAAAATGTCTATACAATATCATTTCTTAATTTGTGGTTTACCATTGGAACCATTGTCCTTAGAAGACACTGAAAAGTCTAGATGTTTTCTGTGGATTATTTACCGATCAGTAGCCAAGTCCAAACTATCCCATTTCGCAAATGCATCCAAAAACTGCTCATCTCTTGGATCTAATTGATTTTCCTCTCAATCCACCATTACCTTCTTATTCTCACCACTCTACAAGGCATTTGGGCCTAAAACAACCCAACCCATTAACTATCATAAATCAGTAAAACTTCCACCTATGTAGTAGTAATGCACTAGATTCAACACATAATACACATACAAAAATGGGGCAAACATTCACACTTCACAATCTAATTAATAATAATGTGAAAAAAATGCACAATAATGTCGAATAAGAAAGGGATTGATCTACCTTGTGTTTTGTGATCATTATCAGAGAAGTGTTCATCATCTGAAAGGTTCAAATGGGTTTGACCCTCTGAGACCAAAAGCTTGTAACCTTCAATGGTTCCACAGTTTTTCTTGTGAGCACGCCTATGTTTGGCACTGGGGTGTGGATTTGGAAAAGGCCATCCACATTTGTTACATACATGAACTCCATGATTCTCATTTCCTGCAAAATTAATctccaaaaaaaaatcaaaattaaaattaaaatgtttcCCTAGAAAGAAAGTTTtgaagttgaataaaaaaatccG harbors:
- the LOC112740940 gene encoding uncharacterized protein isoform X2, yielding MDSEDQRRTQTQGNENHGVHVCNKCGWPFPNPHPSAKHRRAHKKNCGTIEGYKLLVSEGQTHLNLSDDEHFSDNDHKTQEESPSISKSRNDIVAQTPKILQSERNDDCNLLELQDLKTDDSFALASDSNTCRSEAMSDVLLDNKIYVDGTKGTTLKEKDEIKPDRDMFEIVESSDSTIGRTFEGVSGAVTEVVSLKSQVTDGAFILKENNGSGFPSVMPKDLFLEAESAQSMNDSIDGIRVESEHMTELATSGDIMISREREEVNVEMLTFPSCDDRPDVAHPHIEYECHEPVVSQNSASLHLSKALEQGHDGLKDSVNKENDFLINQGQLSKKGDLLSQDMHSLNSNMKKQVNCELVAAEMHAEECIEVFNGESNRRLHETGAFMNDMKTEKNENHVVHFSEEQVSNDAHKNSQQIDVPKGSLMAASDENACDASFVSATSQTTAVIIRDNTTHHEGNITSIAVDDECRRANIENDTGICMNTLQSSNVLSEINSSSICNEYGVEMGKFEQSDIVDAQHAESGIVKDATLPDIFESTILSEVVIDGPKGTPKDIECSNRSPLSCTHEEIKEEEINSIDRSNEYSNIVASTSAAPHQTQDEELLHKATEGIDLIEDSNRTGRDHSLNIEPSYQCVSPVEDTQVGQHGTKVPGVVAVPIQDQRDLPVQSDVQATNEAEAIASTDLSMSTETEKSNLKYPEASEEQQYEKSEMFEPPSFMTLVEPGLMLGPKSAPEVETDPNKQKPDSNSSQAAWFPTLTHIANESEGRKRNEEIIAKVTRKQNTPLKSLLVEAAHNSKKSKSPISEKDSVNQKRVRVTEDNGSGLTTVNSILGCESPAMQIMNRESTEEWNSPADITRKKKKDKSRSHWIQLLCCSSVETR
- the LOC112740940 gene encoding uncharacterized protein isoform X1; the encoded protein is MDSEDQRRTQTQGNENHGVHVCNKCGWPFPNPHPSAKHRRAHKKNCGTIEGYKLLVSEGQTHLNLSDDEHFSDNDHKTQAAEESPSISKSRNDIVAQTPKILQSERNDDCNLLELQDLKTDDSFALASDSNTCRSEAMSDVLLDNKIYVDGTKGTTLKEKDEIKPDRDMFEIVESSDSTIGRTFEGVSGAVTEVVSLKSQVTDGAFILKENNGSGFPSVMPKDLFLEAESAQSMNDSIDGIRVESEHMTELATSGDIMISREREEVNVEMLTFPSCDDRPDVAHPHIEYECHEPVVSQNSASLHLSKALEQGHDGLKDSVNKENDFLINQGQLSKKGDLLSQDMHSLNSNMKKQVNCELVAAEMHAEECIEVFNGESNRRLHETGAFMNDMKTEKNENHVVHFSEEQVSNDAHKNSQQIDVPKGSLMAASDENACDASFVSATSQTTAVIIRDNTTHHEGNITSIAVDDECRRANIENDTGICMNTLQSSNVLSEINSSSICNEYGVEMGKFEQSDIVDAQHAESGIVKDATLPDIFESTILSEVVIDGPKGTPKDIECSNRSPLSCTHEEIKEEEINSIDRSNEYSNIVASTSAAPHQTQDEELLHKATEGIDLIEDSNRTGRDHSLNIEPSYQCVSPVEDTQVGQHGTKVPGVVAVPIQDQRDLPVQSDVQATNEAEAIASTDLSMSTETEKSNLKYPEASEEQQYEKSEMFEPPSFMTLVEPGLMLGPKSAPEVETDPNKQKPDSNSSQAAWFPTLTHIANESEGRKRNEEIIAKVTRKQNTPLKSLLVEAAHNSKKSKSPISEKDSVNQKRVRVTEDNGSGLTTVNSILGCESPAMQIMNRESTEEWNSPADITRKKKKDKSRSHWIQLLCCSSVETR